A stretch of the Lolium perenne isolate Kyuss_39 chromosome 3, Kyuss_2.0, whole genome shotgun sequence genome encodes the following:
- the LOC127343603 gene encoding uncharacterized protein, producing MATLFLALQCVQCSTMQVKQQKKSSNKWVCVVCNQRQSVLRVHARGYRAADLRRFVQDANLARGRGAPVPVPEADWDHQDEPPREKRRMDWSEYLDDTREHHGGPEVAGSQDYGIEVTTELPQERPKVPSLKRPPKAQLGAAGKRPKPPINSSLSKMQQMEQGPTRSTLSSATVTAEAQRSKFSKYLDDSFFEDRRQEGSGLHWSELDESAPTTEVVVDDEVHPDFK from the exons ATGGCGACGCTCTTCCTCGCCCTGCAGTGCGTGCAGTGCTCCACCATGCAG GTGAAGCAGCAGAAGAAGAGCAGCAACAAGTGGGTGTGCGTGGTCTGCAACCAGCGCCAGTCCGTGCTCCGCGTGCACGCGCGCGGCTACCGCGCCGCCGACCTCCGCCGCTTCGTCCAGGACGCCAACCTCGCGCGCGGCCGCGGCGCGCCCGTGCCGGTGCCAGAGGCGGACTGGGATCACCAAGACGAGCCTCCGAGGGAGAAGCGGCGGATGGACTGGTCCGAGTACCTGGACGACACCAGGGAGCATCATGGCGGCCCCGAAGTTGCCGGCTCTCAAGATTATG GAATTGAAGTGACAACTGAGTTACCTCAAGAAAGACCTAAAGTTCCTTCCTTGAAGAGGCCTCCCAAAGCCCAATTGGGTGCAGCTGGAAAAAGGCCCAAGCCTCCAATTAACTCCTCTTTATCCAAGATGCAGCAAATGGAACAAGGACCAACACGCTCAACTCTCAGCTCTGCAACTGTTACTGCTGAAG CACAAAGATCAAAGTTCAGCAAGTATTTGGATGATAGCTTCTTTGAAGATAGAAGGCAAGAGGGATCCGGGCTCCATTGGTCTGAACTTGACGAAAGTGCTCCCACTACTGAGGTAGTGGTGGATGATGAGGTACACCCAGATTTCAAGTGA
- the LOC127343604 gene encoding uncharacterized protein isoform X2 — MATTLPTSASATSAAARILQSTVRCRFPRTSPVLAPSRSATRRFSGVACSPGIGGVGGQATPREDTVRIVAVVGDGSISPLKDTPWEEVMRHTADRLKWVDEGFEMLVFTDKSMDHGAFREELSRCDMLVNVAITGQESVQWLIQNSKNIPNVLCFQSSPSLLNKLGGRYVQYTGAQDFFGKLASVGKPSGAEESTEVLKTISNAWERHNSDDIRFCLLVVVNAYIRPVDMLQNLRAKGLSTLSCMIKNCGPQILNCLFDPDCRKAIQCLNSCSPTDQVCNYRCIASYESPQLEAFSLCVLQKHNCLELNAAIPSKPFVSPLSMFREQQLSHEVAEDLFVGWLDNLEWSWRVVAGQNPAYDQFPCQYQIFYRGKAKGSFWYEPIFQVKTLDEKLVWRRRKYRMTSAGACSIIMELLRLLDNHTLERCLLPLMGLILTGTTQDWILL; from the exons ATGGCGACCACTCTCCcaacctccgcctccgccaccAGCGCCGCCGCTCGCATCCTCCAATCGACGGTCCGATGCCGCTTCCCTAGAACCTCTCCCGTGCTCGCCCCTTCGCGTTCCGCAACTCGCCGCTTCTCCGGTGTCGCCTGCTCTCCCGGAATTGGCGGCGTCGGCGGCCAAGCCACTCCCCGGGAGGACACCGTCCGCATCGTGGCCGTCGTTGGCGACGGGAGCATCAGCCCGCTGAAAGATACGCCCTGGGAGGAGGTTATGCGCCATACG GCTGATAGGCTGAAGTGGGTTGATGAAGGATTCGAAATGCTTGTCTTCACAGACAAGTCGATGGACCATGGTGCTTTTAGGGAGGAGCTGTCTCGCTGTGATATGCTAGTCAATGTTGCAATAACGGGGCAGGAGTCCGTCCAGTGGCTCATACAGAACAGTAAGAACATTCCGAATGTACTTTGCTTTCAGTCATCTCCGTCGTTACTGAACAAGCTAGGAGGCAGATATGTTCAATATACCGGAGCGCAGGACTTCTTTGGCAAGCTAGCCAGTGTTGGCAAACCAAGTGGCGCCGAGGAATCAACTGAAGTCCTCAAAACCATATCCAATGCCTGGGAAAGGCACAACTCAGATGACATCAGGTTTTGCCTACTCGTTGTGGTTAACGCGTACATAAGACCAGTTGATATGCTGCAAAACCTAAGGGCAAAAGGTCTCTCCACCCTAAGCTGCATGATAAAAAACTGTGGCCCTCAAATTCTGAATTGCCTCTTTGACCCCGACTGTAGGAAAGCCATTCAGTGTTTGAATTCTTGCTCTCCAACCGATCAAGTCTGCAACTACCGCTGTATTGCGTCTTACGAGAGTCCGCAACTGGAGGCCTTTTCTCTCTGTGTTTTGCAGAAGCACAACTGTCTAGAGCTAAATGCTGCGATCCCTAGTAAGCCTTTTGTAAGCCCGTTATCCATGTTCAGAGAACAGCAGCTTAGCCATGAAGTTGCGGAAGACCTGTTTGTCGGTTGGCTGGACAATTTGGAATGGAGCTGGAGAGTTGTAGCTGGACAAAATCCAGCATATGATCAATTCCCGTGCCAGTACCAAATATTCTACAGAGGGAAAGCGAAAGGTTCGTTTTGGTATGAGCCAATTTTTCAAGTCAAAACCCTGGATGAGAAGCTAGTTTGGCGGCGCAGAAAATACCGA ATGACTTCAGCTGGGGCCTGTTCCATTATCATGGAGCTGCTCAGGCTGCTGGACAATCATACACTGGAGCGGTGCTTGTTACCCCTGATGGGTCTTATCCTGACGGGGACAACCCAAGACTGGATTCTGCTTTAG
- the LOC127343604 gene encoding uncharacterized protein isoform X1 codes for MATTLPTSASATSAAARILQSTVRCRFPRTSPVLAPSRSATRRFSGVACSPGIGGVGGQATPREDTVRIVAVVGDGSISPLKDTPWEEVMRHTADRLKWVDEGFEMLVFTDKSMDHGAFREELSRCDMLVNVAITGQESVQWLIQNSKNIPNVLCFQSSPSLLNKLGGRYVQYTGAQDFFGKLASVGKPSGAEESTEVLKTISNAWERHNSDDIRFCLLVVVNAYIRPVDMLQNLRAKGLSTLSCMIKNCGPQILNCLFDPDCRKAIQCLNSCSPTDQVCNYRCIASYESPQLEAFSLCVLQKHNCLELNAAIPSKPFVSPLSMFREQQLSHEVAEDLFVGWLDNLEWSWRVVAGQNPAYDQFPCQYQIFYRGKAKGSFWYEPIFQVKTLDEKLVWRRRKYRVRRASIPGTFYFSVLDNGVVSKEFWTIVDVSDDFSWGLFHYHGAAQAAGQSYTGAVLVTPDGSYPDGDNPRLDSALEKCGIKKWELYMVDNCSCMGAPLGIPEGSRLHYQIAPGNEAGIMQRI; via the exons ATGGCGACCACTCTCCcaacctccgcctccgccaccAGCGCCGCCGCTCGCATCCTCCAATCGACGGTCCGATGCCGCTTCCCTAGAACCTCTCCCGTGCTCGCCCCTTCGCGTTCCGCAACTCGCCGCTTCTCCGGTGTCGCCTGCTCTCCCGGAATTGGCGGCGTCGGCGGCCAAGCCACTCCCCGGGAGGACACCGTCCGCATCGTGGCCGTCGTTGGCGACGGGAGCATCAGCCCGCTGAAAGATACGCCCTGGGAGGAGGTTATGCGCCATACG GCTGATAGGCTGAAGTGGGTTGATGAAGGATTCGAAATGCTTGTCTTCACAGACAAGTCGATGGACCATGGTGCTTTTAGGGAGGAGCTGTCTCGCTGTGATATGCTAGTCAATGTTGCAATAACGGGGCAGGAGTCCGTCCAGTGGCTCATACAGAACAGTAAGAACATTCCGAATGTACTTTGCTTTCAGTCATCTCCGTCGTTACTGAACAAGCTAGGAGGCAGATATGTTCAATATACCGGAGCGCAGGACTTCTTTGGCAAGCTAGCCAGTGTTGGCAAACCAAGTGGCGCCGAGGAATCAACTGAAGTCCTCAAAACCATATCCAATGCCTGGGAAAGGCACAACTCAGATGACATCAGGTTTTGCCTACTCGTTGTGGTTAACGCGTACATAAGACCAGTTGATATGCTGCAAAACCTAAGGGCAAAAGGTCTCTCCACCCTAAGCTGCATGATAAAAAACTGTGGCCCTCAAATTCTGAATTGCCTCTTTGACCCCGACTGTAGGAAAGCCATTCAGTGTTTGAATTCTTGCTCTCCAACCGATCAAGTCTGCAACTACCGCTGTATTGCGTCTTACGAGAGTCCGCAACTGGAGGCCTTTTCTCTCTGTGTTTTGCAGAAGCACAACTGTCTAGAGCTAAATGCTGCGATCCCTAGTAAGCCTTTTGTAAGCCCGTTATCCATGTTCAGAGAACAGCAGCTTAGCCATGAAGTTGCGGAAGACCTGTTTGTCGGTTGGCTGGACAATTTGGAATGGAGCTGGAGAGTTGTAGCTGGACAAAATCCAGCATATGATCAATTCCCGTGCCAGTACCAAATATTCTACAGAGGGAAAGCGAAAGGTTCGTTTTGGTATGAGCCAATTTTTCAAGTCAAAACCCTGGATGAGAAGCTAGTTTGGCGGCGCAGAAAATACCGAGTGAGAAGAGCTAGCATCCCTGGTACATTCTATTTCAGTGTACTGGATAATGGTGTTGTTTCAAAAGAGTTTTGGACAATTGTTGATGTTTCAGATGACTTCAGCTGGGGCCTGTTCCATTATCATGGAGCTGCTCAGGCTGCTGGACAATCATACACTGGAGCGGTGCTTGTTACCCCTGATGGGTCTTATCCTGACGGGGACAACCCAAGACTGGATTCTGCTTTAGAGAAGTGTGGTATTAAGAAATGGGAGCTTTATATGGTCGATAACTGCTCCTGCATGGGTGCTCCTTTGGGAATTCCAGAAGGTTCGCGACTACATTATCAGATTGCTCCTGGAAACGAAGCTGGTATTATGCAGAGAATATGA
- the LOC127343605 gene encoding methyltransferase ptaI — protein MAGLYEKPSETYVKKRPRYPKEWFSMLASLTAGHHRAWDAGCGSGQASVSIAEHYESVVATDVSEGQLRHAIADPKVRYLHTPVDLSEDELVALVGGEGSLDLVIVATSIHWFDVPLFYAVVNRVLKKPGGVLAVWGYNYDIHPFGDKLQGTLYGAMRPFMDPRTRLAMERYRELPFPFEPVGVGREGEPADVDMEVDMTLEDLAGFVMTGSVATTAREKGVDLAALVKDVMKEVEEEWGDQPTVPRKLVFKAFMLAGKPK, from the exons ATGGCGGGACTGTATGAGAAACCGTCGGAGACGTACGTGAAGAAGCGGCCGCGGTACCCCAAGGAGTGGTTCTCCATGCTCGCCTCCCTCACCGCCGGCCACCACCGCGCCTGGGACGCCGGCTGCGGCAGCGGCCAGGCCTCCGTCAGC ATCGCGGAGCACTACGAGAGCGTGGTGGCGACGGACGTGAGCGAGGGCCAGCTCCGCCACGCCATCGCGGACCCCAAGGTGCGGTACCTGCACACCCCGGTGGACCTGTCGGAGGACGAGCTCGTGGCCCTGGTCGGCGGCGAGGGCTCGCTGGACCTCGTCATCGTGGCGACCTCGATCCACTGGTTCGACGTCCCGCTCTTCTACGCCGTGGTGAACCGCGTCCTCAAGAAGCCCGGCGGCGTCCTCGCCGTGTGGGGCTACAACTACGACATCCACCCGTTCGGGGACAAGCTGCAGGGGACGCTGTACGGTGCCATGCGGCCGTTCATGGACCCGAGGACGAGGCTGGCCATGGAGCGGTACCGCGAGCTGCCGTTCCCGTTCGAGCCCGTCGGGGTGGGCCGCGAGGGCGAGCCGGCCGACGTCGACATGGAGGTGGACATGACGCTGGAGGACCTGGCCGGGTTCGTGATGACCGGCTCCGTCGCAACGACGGCGAGGGAGAAAGGGGTGGACTTGGCGGCGCTGGTGAAGGATGTCAtgaaggaggtggaggaggagtggGGGGATCAGCCGACGGTGCCCAGGAAGCTTGTGTTCAAGGCCTTCATGCTGGCTGGGAAGCCCAAGTGA